In Erigeron canadensis isolate Cc75 chromosome 1, C_canadensis_v1, whole genome shotgun sequence, a single window of DNA contains:
- the LOC122587464 gene encoding F-box protein At3g07870-like, translated as MDDPADWGRRRVTGTTTRMSIYSLRSNTWRQLFIDSPYEFHYTSHVVYLNGLFHWFYKKKDTDHSTVRVAFSLKDECFCEVPSSSYCNDTKIMSCCNCKLIVLGGKLVVYVSSEHRWWPGIFEVWLMNEYGVKESWIKIPHDIFDDEFRMVNPMIFDDNGKIRVANKGQMFI; from the exons ATGG ATGATCCTGCTGATTGGGGTAGACGTCGGGTTACCGGTACTACCACTCGTATGTCTATTTATAGTCTTAGAAGTAATACATGGAGGCAACTGTTCATCGATAGTCCTTATGAGTTTCATTATACGTCTCATGTTGTTTATCTTAATGGACTTTTTCATTggttttataaaaagaaagataCAGATCATTCAACGGTACGTGTTGCTTTTAGTTTAAAAGATGAGTGTTTTTGTGAAGTCCCATCATCCAGTTATTGTAACGATACAAAAATCATGTCCTGTTGTAATTGTAAACTTATTGTCCTTGGTGGAAAGCTTGTCGTTTATGTGAGTTCCGAGCACCGATGGTGGCCTGGGATTTTTGAGGTTTGGTTAATGAATGAATATGGCGTTAAAGAATCATGGATTAAGATTCCGCATGATATCTTTGATGATGAATTTCGCATGGTGAACCCTATGATTTTTGATGACAATGGCAAAATTCGGGTGGCCAACAAAGGCCAAATGTTCATATAA